From Chloroflexi bacterium ADurb.Bin180, the proteins below share one genomic window:
- the wapA_2 gene encoding tRNA3(Ser)-specific nuclease WapA precursor, translated as MSSRRRFCAALVAGLVLSSISFVVAQSPVSIKLERARLGQVMLNAAADATVDSSFPDTPLGASRYLVAGYLSRPLAIQRAFVRFDLTPLAGASIDQARLELYLDSWTGAASTLISYCQVLGTWTEGTITWNYKPSSGGICGQREVGTSRGWVAWDVTALARAWLQGPNYGLVLSAAEGSINATRTFFSLNNGEGAPRLIVTYSSLTPTATASAAATLTPAITPTRTSTVTPTPGGWAALYAPSTAYAGGQVTVAGVGWPAGGAVVLELVRGPDRRSCGSGVAASNGTLKATCGIPSDYPVGNVTLSGTSGAKNGSASMTILAGPLLTLYPTSGRPGTAVSYSLSNWLPGASWRLDYAGAPVFGPEPLSASAFQSSFLVPSDRPSPLGSVCEVRASMIVLGQTVATAAVTFQSLSPQIVLPYSLSALTLPAGRIAPGQQFTVTGKISPAPRGPLSHFRLSAMWEDGEGHHWPVGIDPAIGPGGYYTISIRAPTVLGGDAWPLANAGDTLRVNLLEQGRSGCVSAWAAWPQHDPLELVIRPYDVETGGPIAALVSHYPAPETETEGPLMIEYYHGSSQITDFSSHEDSGAGQDALADAMKWRIMCGELDHLTQVATVIGASFAPLHPEEPYLQPQDFSLLQLAGSQWTLVQAGPGAAASSAASAAIQPYVEPSAAKGTSDPTPGRERFVVLVDGLKLGYGYQGKGEVYQFYLWYHPLVGYEDIHGNPIQMPIQVPMVKFSSGVIQAYLTLQGASFSGGEWYLIDLRPIGGWCNLGMLRLFEDPENPWKLQDVQLMYNGHELGSFQKAGEGGYGTDCEGNPGKFATVWEKGLPYPDDNLVEPGVTHYAFGIRLVTVQGARYEHYWNINLSPIPAWYKSSLYKNRYFQTATQTALCSSALFHGEMYPPGETKTELNFTLPNMGQQNNSAGVDSVLETKMVAGLTDWYETTQTGGLRSEALNHPGAPVGTKATAPGDTPLSWSSAGDTEIVRLDDVRVYENGWGVPEVVYLSVTLDLFFNAHLQHEGKIQVSPSGDTLTSLYVHPYAMITTECTGKLKILFGFGSASWSIAPSFGLGLPIYYVNGQVDDSAMCFYYGLQSAMRWKIGVGRLRIGGCRQTILMGPGHFPDSALCKDPPLPGLCSGAPAVSLATEEANDAPQPSIATDGFGHTQALWLDDDGQVVAARLEGLTWSSPAVLSTAAGADGPRLAYYGPDRALATWSETSLTGQILATATLTEVLRSLHVVYALWDGSHWSAPASLTSPTTGDSDLHLAACPATESGCPTGGEVTAVWTHDAAGVLIQRQFRTFTSRFSGKDGTWSPVQPVDPSSTASDTSPRVAYRLGKALVTWVRDPDRSLLTVQDRRVAIRTLDDISPVTIPTEFPGGVIDLDLAASGGKTVLALTRTDSSTDILGNRDYLYAAEQACPSCPWTCQLVVDSTGRAIRAEAPVVTLDAGAAGSITFRHLGIGPTTDELSGAKALALGSSVYVASRAPSPSDLPVGVQTGTGELAQVEFGWARQEPRFLSGDGAVYWDNPAVYDPLSDSTLVLTTRLESRAPGTADATAAAAEARLLSVETDSPVSFSGVPRLPDLAVVAMDVSPRYPLPGQTAVATAVIRNQGVAWNEVRGVGLDITATWDEGPGLGQLAGKAMLHSLKAGETITVTMALTQPVGGYDWPRTLIVTANPRQAIPEDSSGNNVFTTTVGGITPPTDLGASARPGQPVALLHWTPSADERVAGYRVYRSVDGGASKPAGSSFVAGWLDLDARGGHRYRYTVASFTQDGLESEPGAPVELRVSQAVGTLCIPLVVRAR; from the coding sequence ATGTCCAGCAGGCGTCGTTTCTGTGCGGCTCTGGTCGCGGGTCTTGTGCTGTCGAGCATTTCGTTCGTGGTAGCCCAGTCCCCCGTTTCAATCAAGCTCGAACGTGCGCGCCTCGGGCAGGTCATGCTTAACGCTGCCGCAGACGCTACCGTCGACAGCTCCTTTCCAGACACGCCATTGGGAGCCTCGCGCTACTTGGTAGCAGGGTACTTGTCTCGGCCGCTGGCCATCCAGCGAGCCTTTGTGCGCTTCGACTTGACGCCCCTTGCCGGAGCCTCCATCGATCAGGCCCGGCTCGAGCTGTACCTGGACAGTTGGACGGGCGCCGCCTCCACGCTGATCAGCTACTGCCAGGTACTTGGCACGTGGACCGAAGGCACCATCACCTGGAACTACAAACCTTCATCAGGCGGTATCTGCGGGCAGAGGGAGGTGGGTACCAGCAGGGGGTGGGTCGCCTGGGATGTGACAGCTCTGGCGCGAGCGTGGTTACAGGGGCCGAATTATGGACTGGTGCTCAGCGCGGCCGAGGGTTCAATCAACGCGACTCGCACCTTCTTCAGCTTGAACAATGGCGAGGGCGCGCCACGCCTGATCGTCACCTACTCCAGTCTCACTCCCACTGCCACTGCGTCGGCCGCGGCGACTCTTACACCAGCCATCACTCCCACGCGCACCTCCACCGTAACGCCAACCCCCGGCGGGTGGGCTGCCCTGTATGCCCCATCCACCGCCTACGCCGGCGGACAGGTGACGGTCGCTGGCGTAGGCTGGCCAGCGGGCGGCGCCGTGGTTTTGGAGCTCGTGCGCGGGCCAGACCGCCGTTCGTGCGGCTCGGGCGTCGCCGCATCCAATGGCACACTCAAGGCCACTTGCGGCATTCCGTCAGACTACCCGGTGGGCAACGTTACGCTGAGTGGCACGTCCGGGGCAAAGAACGGAAGCGCCTCCATGACTATTCTGGCCGGCCCACTGTTGACGCTCTACCCGACGTCCGGTCGCCCCGGCACCGCGGTCTCTTACTCTCTCAGCAACTGGCTGCCCGGCGCCTCTTGGCGTCTTGACTATGCCGGAGCGCCAGTGTTCGGTCCAGAGCCTCTGAGCGCAAGTGCCTTTCAGAGCAGTTTCCTGGTTCCGTCCGACCGACCGTCGCCTCTGGGCAGCGTCTGCGAGGTGCGTGCGTCCATGATCGTGCTGGGGCAGACTGTGGCCACCGCTGCGGTCACCTTCCAGTCGCTTTCTCCTCAGATTGTGCTGCCCTACTCGCTGAGCGCACTCACGCTGCCCGCAGGGCGCATTGCTCCCGGCCAGCAGTTCACTGTCACGGGGAAGATCAGCCCGGCTCCAAGGGGCCCGCTCAGTCACTTCCGCCTCAGCGCGATGTGGGAGGATGGGGAGGGTCACCACTGGCCCGTCGGCATCGATCCGGCGATCGGGCCAGGGGGGTACTACACGATCTCCATTCGCGCCCCGACGGTTCTTGGTGGAGATGCCTGGCCTCTGGCCAACGCGGGAGACACCCTTCGGGTCAACCTTCTGGAGCAAGGGCGAAGCGGCTGTGTCTCGGCCTGGGCAGCCTGGCCACAGCACGATCCGCTCGAGTTGGTGATCCGGCCTTACGATGTGGAGACCGGTGGTCCCATCGCAGCGCTGGTGTCGCACTACCCGGCACCAGAAACAGAAACCGAAGGCCCGCTGATGATAGAGTACTACCACGGATCCAGCCAGATCACGGATTTTTCTTCGCACGAGGACTCTGGCGCGGGTCAGGACGCGTTGGCCGACGCCATGAAGTGGCGGATCATGTGCGGCGAGCTCGACCACCTGACTCAGGTAGCCACCGTGATCGGGGCCAGCTTTGCTCCCCTGCACCCGGAAGAGCCCTATCTGCAGCCGCAGGATTTCTCGCTACTGCAATTGGCCGGCTCCCAGTGGACGCTTGTCCAGGCAGGACCCGGCGCAGCAGCTTCTTCGGCTGCCTCTGCGGCAATCCAGCCCTATGTTGAACCCTCAGCAGCCAAGGGGACCAGCGACCCCACCCCGGGCCGGGAGCGCTTTGTGGTGCTGGTCGACGGGCTGAAGTTGGGCTACGGCTACCAGGGCAAAGGCGAGGTGTACCAGTTCTATCTGTGGTACCACCCCCTGGTCGGCTACGAGGATATTCACGGCAACCCGATCCAAATGCCGATTCAAGTGCCGATGGTCAAATTCAGTTCGGGAGTCATCCAGGCATATCTCACACTCCAGGGGGCGAGCTTCTCGGGCGGCGAGTGGTATCTCATCGACTTGCGCCCCATCGGAGGGTGGTGCAACCTCGGCATGCTGCGATTGTTCGAAGACCCGGAGAATCCCTGGAAGCTGCAAGACGTGCAGCTCATGTACAACGGCCACGAACTGGGCTCGTTCCAGAAAGCGGGCGAAGGTGGCTACGGCACCGATTGCGAGGGGAATCCCGGCAAGTTCGCCACCGTGTGGGAGAAGGGCCTGCCCTACCCCGACGACAATCTCGTCGAACCCGGGGTGACTCACTATGCCTTCGGCATCCGTCTGGTCACCGTGCAGGGAGCCAGGTATGAGCACTACTGGAACATCAACCTGAGCCCCATTCCAGCCTGGTACAAGAGCAGCCTGTACAAGAACCGCTACTTCCAGACCGCCACCCAGACTGCTCTCTGCTCCTCGGCTCTGTTCCATGGGGAGATGTACCCGCCAGGTGAGACCAAAACCGAGCTAAACTTTACGTTGCCCAACATGGGTCAGCAGAACAACTCTGCCGGGGTAGATAGCGTCCTCGAAACCAAGATGGTAGCCGGGCTGACCGACTGGTACGAGACCACGCAAACGGGAGGTCTGCGCAGTGAGGCCCTCAACCACCCCGGCGCGCCAGTTGGCACCAAGGCGACGGCGCCCGGTGACACGCCGCTGTCCTGGTCCTCGGCGGGGGACACCGAGATAGTCAGACTAGACGATGTGCGCGTGTACGAGAACGGATGGGGCGTACCGGAGGTCGTCTATCTCTCAGTGACTCTGGACCTGTTCTTCAATGCCCACCTGCAACATGAAGGCAAGATCCAGGTCAGTCCTTCGGGCGACACACTGACTTCGCTCTACGTACACCCCTACGCGATGATCACCACCGAGTGCACGGGCAAATTGAAGATCCTGTTCGGCTTCGGCAGCGCTTCCTGGTCGATTGCTCCAAGTTTCGGCCTAGGTCTGCCCATCTACTATGTGAATGGGCAGGTGGACGATTCGGCGATGTGCTTCTACTACGGTCTCCAGTCTGCCATGAGGTGGAAGATCGGGGTCGGTAGGTTGCGCATAGGAGGTTGCCGCCAGACAATCCTGATGGGTCCGGGCCACTTCCCTGACAGTGCCCTCTGCAAGGATCCGCCCCTCCCTGGCCTGTGCTCAGGAGCGCCGGCGGTTAGCCTGGCGACAGAGGAGGCCAACGACGCCCCCCAACCTTCCATCGCTACCGACGGCTTCGGTCATACGCAAGCACTGTGGCTGGATGATGACGGGCAGGTAGTGGCTGCGCGGCTGGAGGGACTGACCTGGTCATCGCCGGCGGTTCTGTCCACTGCCGCTGGAGCCGACGGTCCGCGCCTGGCGTACTACGGTCCCGACCGAGCCCTTGCCACCTGGTCTGAGACCAGCCTCACCGGCCAGATCCTGGCTACAGCCACGCTGACCGAGGTGCTGCGTTCTTTGCACGTGGTCTATGCCCTGTGGGATGGAAGCCACTGGTCTGCTCCGGCAAGCCTCACCTCGCCGACGACAGGCGACAGCGACTTGCACCTGGCTGCTTGTCCCGCGACCGAATCCGGTTGTCCCACCGGTGGGGAAGTGACCGCGGTCTGGACGCATGATGCGGCAGGAGTTCTCATTCAGCGCCAGTTCCGCACCTTCACGAGTAGGTTTTCAGGCAAGGACGGAACGTGGAGTCCAGTGCAGCCAGTAGACCCGTCCTCGACCGCATCGGACACGAGCCCGCGTGTGGCCTATCGCCTGGGCAAGGCCCTGGTGACCTGGGTGCGCGACCCCGACCGCAGCCTGTTGACCGTCCAGGACCGCCGCGTGGCGATCCGCACTCTGGACGACATCAGTCCGGTGACCATCCCGACCGAGTTTCCGGGCGGCGTTATTGACCTCGATCTGGCGGCCTCTGGCGGAAAAACCGTGCTCGCTCTGACGCGCACAGACTCGTCAACGGACATTCTGGGCAACCGCGATTACCTCTACGCGGCGGAGCAGGCCTGCCCATCCTGCCCATGGACCTGTCAGCTCGTGGTGGACAGCACGGGTCGCGCCATACGCGCCGAGGCGCCTGTGGTCACTCTGGACGCAGGCGCAGCTGGCTCGATCACCTTCCGGCACCTGGGTATCGGGCCCACCACGGACGAGCTATCGGGAGCCAAGGCACTGGCTTTGGGCAGTTCTGTCTACGTAGCGTCACGAGCGCCTTCTCCCTCTGATCTGCCAGTGGGCGTGCAAACAGGCACGGGCGAGCTGGCGCAGGTGGAATTCGGTTGGGCGAGGCAGGAACCGCGCTTCTTGAGCGGTGACGGAGCGGTATACTGGGACAATCCGGCGGTGTATGATCCCTTGTCGGATAGCACTCTGGTCCTCACCACTCGGCTCGAGTCACGTGCGCCGGGTACTGCCGACGCCACAGCTGCCGCCGCAGAAGCCCGCCTACTCAGTGTTGAGACCGACTCTCCGGTTTCCTTCTCCGGGGTACCTAGGCTTCCGGACCTGGCCGTGGTCGCCATGGACGTCAGTCCCAGGTACCCATTGCCCGGTCAGACAGCGGTAGCCACAGCAGTGATTCGAAACCAGGGCGTCGCCTGGAATGAGGTGCGCGGCGTGGGTCTGGACATCACGGCAACGTGGGATGAGGGGCCAGGACTTGGACAGCTCGCTGGCAAGGCGATGCTGCACTCGCTGAAAGCTGGCGAAACCATCACTGTCACCATGGCACTCACGCAACCAGTCGGCGGATATGACTGGCCGCGGACGCTGATTGTGACCGCCAACCCACGGCAGGCAATCCCCGAAGACAGTAGTGGCAACAATGTATTCACCACTACCGTCGGCGGGATCACTCCGCCGACCGACCTGGGCGCTTCTGCACGCCCGGGGCAACCAGTAGCCTTGCTGCATTGGACACCTTCGGCCGATGAGAGGGTCGCGGGCTACCGTGTCTACCGCTCTGTTGACGGCGGGGCCAGCAAGCCGGCAGGCAGCAGTTTTGTGGCCGGGTGGCTTGACCTCGACGCAAGAGGCGGGCACCGCTACCGTTACACAGTGGCCAGTTTCACCCAGGACGGGCTGGAATCAGAGCCCGGCGCCCCGGTAGAGCTCAGGGTGAGCCAGGCAGTTGGAACCCTGTGTATCCCACTGGTCGTGCGCGCCAGGTAA
- the yddG gene encoding Methyl viologen resistance protein YddG, with the protein MPKEAAAVQAPRQHSLLATLAGLAAILLWSTTVTLGRSVTEQLGPELAGAMVHIVASALLVPVVLLNSRRAARSKGLSWRYVVGCGSLFVINLVTVFLALGGARDRSQTVEVGLVNYLWPACTVLLSLWLLGNRSTWAIVPGTALAVFGVTLVLTGGKGLSWASLRANLADNPSVYLLGLAAAVSWGFYSNLSRAWGSGDSARATLVFNLATAAVFVLLFGLRSGGAVAWRLPTLNVMLMGASTAAAYSLWDVSMRNGNLNLVVAASYLTPFFSTLVSSLFLRVTLTPSVWIGCGLIIVGSFWSWRAILPPDDARG; encoded by the coding sequence ATGCCGAAAGAAGCGGCTGCTGTTCAGGCGCCACGACAACACTCTTTGCTGGCCACGTTGGCTGGCCTGGCGGCCATCCTGCTGTGGAGTACTACCGTGACTCTGGGAAGAAGCGTCACGGAGCAACTGGGTCCGGAACTGGCCGGGGCCATGGTGCATATCGTGGCCAGTGCGCTGCTTGTTCCGGTCGTGCTGCTGAACTCGCGTCGAGCCGCACGCTCCAAAGGCCTTTCCTGGCGCTACGTTGTCGGATGTGGGAGCCTGTTCGTCATCAACCTCGTGACGGTCTTTCTGGCTCTCGGGGGGGCGCGCGACCGCTCGCAGACGGTAGAGGTGGGACTGGTCAACTATCTGTGGCCAGCGTGCACCGTGCTGCTCTCGCTGTGGCTGCTGGGCAACCGCAGCACCTGGGCCATCGTGCCTGGCACGGCACTGGCCGTGTTCGGGGTCACTCTGGTGCTGACCGGCGGCAAGGGCCTGTCGTGGGCCTCCCTGCGGGCCAATCTGGCCGACAACCCGTCCGTCTACCTCCTGGGACTTGCGGCCGCAGTATCGTGGGGTTTCTACTCCAACCTGTCACGAGCCTGGGGCTCGGGCGATTCCGCCAGGGCGACCTTGGTTTTTAACCTGGCAACGGCAGCGGTCTTTGTTCTGCTGTTCGGCCTGCGCTCGGGCGGCGCGGTCGCTTGGCGGCTGCCCACGTTGAACGTCATGCTCATGGGTGCTTCCACCGCTGCTGCGTACTCGCTGTGGGACGTGTCTATGCGCAACGGCAACCTGAACCTGGTTGTGGCGGCCTCGTATCTGACGCCCTTTTTCTCGACACTGGTCAGCAGCCTGTTCTTGCGCGTGACGCTGACCCCGTCGGTGTGGATCGGCTGCGGGCTGATCATAGTAGGTTCCTTCTGGAGCTGGCGGGCGATTCTGCCGCCAGACGATGCCAGGGGCTAG
- a CDS encoding RmuC family protein has protein sequence MPLTELLLIAIVALLVVALALLLILLRTRRLPQGEVESAVSGAWLKLGLGEQVGRIAGSAEQIQRDYRSLEQLIRAPTERGFLGEIGLEAVLADALPPDMFGIRERVLEGLVPDANIRSTAGMICIDSKFPLENYRRLLDCSLPAERQRVTRQFLRDVEGHLRKVAEDYVRPERGSADFAFLYVPSEAVYWFVVTEGYSLLRQWVKQGVQVVSPLTLAHKVELIKAGVHARKLSEEAGQVRNELLRLGHAFRALDEEWLVFYATHLKNLARKGDEVDAAYSQLREEFARIASAAGQ, from the coding sequence ATGCCGCTCACCGAGCTCTTGCTGATTGCTATCGTCGCCTTGCTGGTTGTGGCGCTGGCATTGCTGCTGATTCTGCTGCGAACCCGCCGCCTGCCCCAGGGGGAGGTTGAGTCCGCTGTCTCCGGCGCCTGGCTCAAGCTTGGCCTGGGTGAGCAGGTAGGTCGCATTGCCGGCTCGGCCGAGCAGATCCAGCGCGACTATCGGTCACTGGAGCAGTTGATCCGTGCACCCACGGAGCGCGGCTTCCTGGGTGAGATCGGCCTGGAGGCAGTGCTGGCCGATGCACTGCCGCCCGACATGTTCGGCATCCGCGAGCGCGTGCTGGAGGGTCTGGTGCCGGATGCCAACATCCGTTCTACGGCGGGCATGATCTGCATCGACAGCAAGTTCCCGTTGGAGAACTACCGGCGGCTGCTGGACTGCTCCTTGCCTGCCGAGCGTCAGCGGGTGACGCGCCAGTTCCTGCGCGACGTAGAGGGGCACCTGCGCAAGGTAGCCGAGGACTATGTGCGGCCCGAACGTGGCTCGGCCGATTTTGCCTTTCTCTACGTGCCTTCCGAGGCGGTGTACTGGTTCGTGGTTACCGAGGGCTACAGCCTGCTCCGGCAGTGGGTCAAGCAGGGTGTGCAGGTCGTGTCGCCGCTGACCCTGGCGCACAAGGTCGAGCTGATCAAGGCGGGAGTCCATGCGCGCAAACTGTCGGAAGAGGCGGGGCAGGTGCGCAACGAGCTGCTGCGGCTGGGCCACGCTTTTCGGGCTCTCGATGAGGAGTGGTTGGTCTTTTACGCCACGCATCTGAAGAACCTGGCGCGAAAGGGCGACGAGGTCGATGCTGCCTACTCCCAACTCAGGGAAGAGTTCGCCCGCATCGCCTCGGCCGCCGGGCAGTAG
- the odh gene encoding Opine dehydrogenase produces the protein MRRKKTSYAVIGAGHGGKAMAAHLALMGFQVTLFNRTLDNVRVIKQRGGIELESYEGGPSGFGRIHHVTSDMGEAVDGAPVIMVVLPSSGHADIARLCAPVLRDGQIVVLHPGRTCGAIEFRKVLSDNGCKADVVVAEAETFIYASRSDGPAQARIFRIKDTVPVAALPAPQTSRVLAALAPAYPQFIDGISVLHTGLNNMGAIFHPALILLNMGRIESTGGEFEFYIDGVTTSVARVLEVLDRERVTVAASLGIRAQTGLEWLKRAYDATGADLNEAIHNQEGYYGIKAPKTLNHRYIFEDVPMSLVPMASLGQQYGVSVRGMDAIMRLACIVHNTDYWRKGRTVDKLGIQGLSVDELTRYVMEGVRD, from the coding sequence ATGAGACGGAAAAAGACCTCCTATGCAGTGATTGGCGCGGGGCACGGCGGCAAGGCTATGGCGGCGCACCTGGCGCTGATGGGCTTTCAGGTGACGCTCTTTAACCGTACCCTAGACAACGTCAGAGTCATCAAGCAACGGGGAGGCATAGAGCTCGAAAGCTATGAAGGCGGCCCGAGCGGGTTTGGGCGCATCCACCACGTGACGTCGGACATGGGTGAGGCAGTGGATGGGGCGCCAGTCATCATGGTGGTGCTGCCTTCCTCGGGCCATGCCGACATAGCCCGGCTATGCGCACCGGTGCTCCGGGACGGGCAGATCGTGGTGCTGCATCCCGGCCGAACTTGTGGAGCCATCGAGTTCCGCAAGGTGCTGAGCGACAATGGCTGCAAGGCGGATGTTGTGGTCGCCGAGGCGGAAACGTTCATCTATGCCAGCCGCTCGGACGGCCCGGCGCAAGCGCGCATCTTTCGCATCAAAGACACGGTACCGGTCGCCGCCCTGCCTGCCCCACAAACCTCTCGCGTGCTGGCGGCACTGGCTCCGGCCTACCCGCAGTTCATTGATGGAATCAGTGTGCTGCACACCGGGCTGAACAATATGGGGGCGATCTTCCATCCGGCGCTGATCCTGCTCAATATGGGGCGCATCGAGTCCACCGGTGGCGAGTTCGAGTTCTATATCGACGGAGTAACGACCTCCGTAGCTCGAGTGCTGGAGGTGCTGGATCGGGAGAGGGTGACGGTGGCAGCCTCGCTGGGTATACGAGCGCAGACTGGCCTGGAGTGGCTCAAGCGGGCCTACGATGCCACTGGGGCGGACCTCAACGAAGCCATCCACAATCAGGAGGGCTACTATGGCATCAAGGCCCCCAAGACGCTGAACCATCGCTACATCTTTGAGGACGTGCCGATGAGTCTGGTACCGATGGCCTCACTGGGCCAGCAGTACGGCGTGTCGGTGAGGGGAATGGACGCCATTATGCGCCTGGCCTGCATCGTGCACAACACGGACTACTGGCGCAAGGGCAGGACCGTCGACAAGCTGGGCATCCAGGGCCTCAGCGTCGACGAACTCACTCGCTATGTGATGGAAGGCGTGCGCGACTAG
- a CDS encoding B12 binding domain protein, producing the protein MRTVVAAALGECVHVAGVTNFLRLAEAAGWRTVFLGPAVSISDLLAAARREHAELVGVSYRLTPETGEALLGEFAEEADELRSSGVRFCFGGTPPVAERARAFGFFEQVFDGHQSAEEVLAYLKGKPLAQRASTDFPQTTVERISWKSPYPVVRHHFGLPTMEATLEGVARIAEARVLDVISLGIDQDAQENFFHPERQDPRRRGAGGVPVRSADDYRALYAASRCGNYPLMRTYSGTDDFVRLAELYVDTIHNAWAAIPLFWFNQMDGRGPWDLEGSIRQHQEVISWYAERNIPVELNEAHHWGLREAPDVIFVVASYLAAYNARACGVHDYIAPFMFNSPPSLSDAMDLAKMLAVLELIQPLAAADFRIWRQTRTGLLSYPLQIDAARAHLASSVYLQMALRPHILHVVSHTEAEHAAMADDVIEACRLARRAVDNALRGQPDMNADPQIQERKEELVSEAGLTLEAIRRLSKPGVSEPWLDAPTLARAVTSGLLDAPHLQNNRYGRGEIRVRTDKRGACVAVEPTTGKVLAEEQRIASVLAHVRVTSAPRGKPTEKEGKR; encoded by the coding sequence ATGAGAACGGTCGTAGCTGCCGCCCTGGGTGAGTGTGTCCACGTAGCCGGGGTGACCAACTTCTTGCGCCTGGCAGAAGCGGCAGGTTGGAGGACTGTGTTCCTGGGCCCGGCGGTATCCATCTCCGACCTGCTGGCCGCCGCCCGACGCGAGCATGCCGAGTTGGTTGGCGTCTCCTACCGTCTGACTCCCGAGACCGGCGAGGCGCTGTTGGGCGAATTCGCCGAAGAAGCCGACGAGCTGAGGTCGAGTGGCGTCCGCTTTTGCTTTGGCGGGACCCCGCCTGTCGCGGAGCGCGCGCGAGCTTTTGGGTTCTTTGAGCAGGTCTTTGACGGCCATCAGTCTGCTGAGGAGGTACTGGCGTACCTCAAGGGCAAGCCTCTGGCGCAACGGGCGAGTACGGATTTTCCTCAGACAACCGTCGAACGCATCTCCTGGAAATCACCCTACCCCGTTGTGCGGCACCACTTTGGCCTGCCCACTATGGAAGCCACGCTCGAAGGGGTCGCGCGAATCGCCGAAGCGAGGGTTCTGGATGTGATCTCGCTGGGGATCGACCAGGACGCGCAGGAGAACTTTTTCCATCCTGAGCGGCAGGACCCCCGCCGTCGCGGGGCGGGCGGAGTGCCGGTGCGCAGCGCTGATGACTACCGCGCTCTCTACGCTGCCAGTCGCTGTGGCAACTATCCGCTGATGAGGACCTACTCTGGCACGGACGATTTTGTGCGGCTGGCCGAGCTGTACGTCGACACGATACACAACGCCTGGGCGGCGATCCCGTTGTTCTGGTTCAACCAGATGGACGGTCGTGGCCCGTGGGACCTGGAAGGCTCGATCCGACAACACCAGGAGGTTATCTCCTGGTACGCTGAGCGTAACATACCCGTGGAGCTCAACGAGGCTCACCACTGGGGGTTGCGCGAGGCCCCGGATGTCATCTTTGTCGTGGCCTCATACCTGGCGGCCTACAATGCTCGCGCCTGCGGAGTGCACGACTATATCGCGCCCTTCATGTTCAATAGCCCTCCCAGCCTGTCCGATGCCATGGATCTGGCCAAGATGCTGGCCGTTCTGGAGCTCATCCAGCCCCTGGCCGCCGCCGACTTCCGTATCTGGCGTCAAACGCGCACTGGTCTGCTGAGCTACCCGCTGCAGATAGACGCGGCGAGAGCCCACCTAGCGTCAAGCGTCTACCTGCAGATGGCCCTCAGGCCTCACATCCTGCATGTGGTCAGCCATACCGAGGCGGAGCACGCGGCCATGGCCGATGACGTGATCGAGGCTTGCCGGCTGGCACGCCGTGCGGTGGACAACGCCTTGCGTGGGCAGCCGGACATGAACGCCGATCCTCAGATTCAGGAACGAAAAGAGGAATTGGTGAGCGAGGCCGGCCTGACGCTGGAGGCCATCCGTCGGCTCAGCAAGCCTGGTGTCAGCGAGCCCTGGCTTGACGCGCCCACCCTGGCCCGAGCGGTGACCAGCGGTTTGCTGGATGCCCCTCACCTGCAGAACAATCGTTACGGCCGGGGGGAGATCAGGGTGCGGACAGACAAGCGCGGAGCGTGTGTTGCTGTCGAGCCCACCACCGGCAAGGTGCTCGCAGAAGAGCAGCGGATCGCCAGCGTGCTGGCCCATGTGAGGGTAACCAGTGCTCCAAGAGGCAAGCCTACAGAGAAAGAAGGGAAGAGATGA